In the Cryptococcus neoformans var. neoformans JEC21 chromosome 1, complete sequence genome, one interval contains:
- a CDS encoding expressed protein gives MSVFPTTSSPFGLLEPIHAYILSNTEQLTWSNWWKLLVIPFIPLYLQALLLRREHTRKERVALAALGLGLLWHAGLRYRFLQPWFNAFNNGLGIGYMTISVRYLEFAFIEARLVDEYWESRGRHWSVAAFDVCINARRLGLGPESLKQTSPSPQVNFNDDSSHNRNLASYGRAVVDGDATIRRSQTYPIWVVKPSLPLSRSQAVWRHFIIFFRNYIICDTMLSLLRAYGSDTIGSFSPVPNALYQFSHENTFVVFPKVGGGLTAPRWLAESAAVICVAICVWLALSMAYHFLATIAVGTGLYEAEAWEVDLFDNPLAADSLLDFWGRRWHQFFRHQFMMLSTLILRALDLPVSSPFIVFLSFFFSGAMHALGQYLMDPVPALLPIFALFPLSGFGCALEVMFKRITGRKVKGFWGRVWAWAWMLSTGRWAANAWFESGVGGSYLCPAYIGDWLSPWVQEWIIERKA, from the exons ATGTCCGTTTTCCCCACGACCTCTTCACCGTTTGGCCTCCTGGAACCCATTCATGCCTATATTTTATCCAATACGGAGCAGTTGACTTGGTCAAATTGGTGGAAGCTACTTGTTATTCCCTTCATACCACTGTATCTGCAGGCTCTTTTGCTCCGAAGAGAGCATACGCgaaaggaaagggtggCCCTGGCAGCTTTAGGATTGGGATTGCTGTGGCATGCGGGGCTCAGGTATCGATTCTTAC AGCCTTGGTTTAATGCCTTCAACAATGGCCTCGGTATAGGCTACATGACAATATCCGTGCGATATTTGGAATTCGCTTTCATTGAAGCAAGGCTTGTTGACGAATACTGGGAGAGCAGAGGAAGGCATTGGTCAGTTGCGGCCTTTGACGTCTGCATAAATGCAAGACGGCTTGGTTTGGGGCCGGAGAGTCTAAAGCAGACGAGCCCATCGCCACAAGTCAACTTCAACGATGATAGCTCCCACAACAGAAACCTGGCTTCATACGGACGCGCCGTTGTTGATGGCGATGCAACCATCCGTCGGTCGCAGACATATCCAATATGGGTAGTCAAACCATCTTTGCCACTGTCCAGATCGCAAGCCGTTTGGCGGCACTTTATAATTTTCTTTCGAAATTATATCATCTGCGATACAATGCTATCTTTATTGCGGGCATACGGATCCGACACCATAGGATCTTTTTCTCCCGTACCAAATGCTCTTTACCAATTTTCACATGAAAATACGTTTGTCGTGTTTCCGAAAGTGGGCGGAGGCTTAACGGCCCCACGATGGCTCGCAGAATCGGCAGCTGTTATCTGTGTGGCAATATGTGTCTGGTTGGCTTTGAGTATGGCGTATCATTTCTTGGCAACGATAGCTGTAGGGACTGGCTTGTATGAGGCGGAAGCGTGGGAAGTGGATTTGTTCGACAATCCATTAGCAGCAGATAGTTTGCTAGATTTCTGGGGACGTCGATGGCATCAGTTCTTTAGA CATCAGTTTATGATGCTGTCCACTCTCATTTTAAGGGCTCTCGACCTACCTGTCTCTTCACCTTTTAttgtttttctttccttcttcttctccggcGCAATGCACGCACTTGGTCAGTACCTCATGGATCCCGTACCCGCTCTTCTCCCGATTTTTGCCCTTTTCCCCTTGTCAGGTTTCGGCTGTGCGCTCGAGGTGATGTTCAAGCGCATCACAGGCAGAAAAGTTAAGGGTTTCTGGGGCAGAGTGTGGGCTTGGGCATGGATGTTGAGTACCGGAAGGTGGGCGGCTAACGCATGGTTCGAAAGTGGTGTTGGGGGAAGCTACCTCTGCCCAGCATACATAGGAGACTGGCTGAGTCCATGGGTGCAGGAATGGATCATTGAGAGAAAAGCATGA
- a CDS encoding casein kinase I, putative: protein MATTHVIGSSNPGGHLTSAGSHSSSSSNIVGVHYKVGKKIGEGSFGVIFEGTNLLNSQTVAIKFEPRKSDAPQLRDEYRSYKILSGCLGIPQVYYFGQEGLHNILVIDLLGPSLEDLFDMCGRKFSVKTCCMTAKQMLSRVQTIHEKNLIYRDIKPDNFLIGRPSSKNANLIHVVDFGMAKQYRDPKTKQHIPYRERKSLSGTARYMSINTHLGREQSRRDDLEALGHVFFYFLRGGLPWQGLKAATNKQKYEKIGEKKQTTPIAELVEGYPNEFSIYLNYVRKLTFDETPDYDFLRGLFDLALSNSGEMDDGVYDWMMLNNGQGWEASGRQSAAQAEIARHNTRGRDREYRDRVDKLRNGSAANQPSPGKPRKSGSALPNVSNQAMVGVSAPSPLPQSRRQSQQAVQSQAGLQPISPMNVNSRGGNTAANSQQLGEGDYHQENKGNGFIRFITCGCFR, encoded by the exons ATGGCGACCACACACGTCATCGGCTCTTCCAACCCCGGTGGCCATCTCACCTCCGCGGGAAGCCACTCTTCCAGCTCGAGCAACATCGTCGGCGTCCACTACAAGGTcggcaagaagattggagaAGGCTCTTTTGGCGTCATCTTTGAGG GCACAAATCTTCTCAATTCACAGACAGTCGCCATCAAGTTT GAACCTCGGAAATCAGATGCCCCTCAACTCCGTGACGAGTATAGGAGCTACAAGATCTTGAGTGGGTGCC TCGGTATTCCGCAGGTGTACTACTTTGGTCAGGAAGGTTTGCATAACATCCTTGTGATCGACTTGCTGGGCCCGTCTCTTGAAGACTTATTTGACATGTGCGGAAGAAAGTTTAGTGTCAAAACGTGCTGTATGACTGCCAAGCAGATG CTCTCGCGTGTACAGACCATCCACGAAAAAAACCTAATCTACCGCGATATCAAACCTGACAACTTTCTGATTGGGCGACCGAGTAGCAAGAACGCCAATCTCATCCACGTAGTTGACTTTGGTATGGCAAAGCAATACAGGGACCCCAAGAC GAAGCAACACATTCCCTatagagaaagaaagagcCTGAGCGGAACTGCCCGTTACATGAGTATCAATACCCACCTGGGCCGAG AGCAATCCCGACGCGATGATCTCGAAGCCCTTGGCcatgtcttcttctacttTCTTCGTGGTGGTCTTCCATGGCAAGGCCTCAAGGCGGCCACGAACAAGCAAAAGTACGAAAAAattggagaaaagaagcagaCAACTCCCATTGCTGAGCTTGTGGAAGGTTATCCCA ACGAATTCTCCATCTACCTTAATTATGTCCGCAAATTGACATTTGATGAGACGCCCGACTATGACTTTTTGCGAGGTTTATTCGACTTGGCCTTGTCCAACAGCggagagatggacgatGGTGTCTATGATTGGATGATGTTAAACAATGGTCAAGGGTGGGAGGCTTCGGGG CGTCAGTCGGCTGCCCAGGCTGAGATCGCTCGACACAACACACGCGGTCGAGACAGGGAATATCGAGACAGGGTTGACAAACTCAGAAACGGATCCGCTGCTAATCAGCCTTCCCCGGG CAAACCAAGAAAATCTGGTTCAGCTTTGCCAAATGTCAGCAACCAGGCCATGGTTGGTGTCTCGGCGCCTAGCCCGTTACCTCAATCTCGACGACAGTCGCAGCAAG CTGTGCAATCTCAAGCAGGTCTGCAGCCCATCAGCCCCATGAACGTCAATTCTCGAGGAGGCAACACAGCCGCCAATTCTCAGCAGCTTGGAGAGGGGGATTACCACCAGGAGAACAAGGGAAACGGTTTCATCAGGTTTATAACTTGCGGCTGCTTTCGATAG
- a CDS encoding casein kinase I, putative — protein MATTHVIGSSNPGGHLTSAGSHSSSSSNIVGVHYKVGKKIGEGSFGVIFEGTNLLNSQTVAIKFEPRKSDAPQLRDEYRSYKILSGCLGIPQVYYFGQEGLHNILVIDLLGPSLEDLFDMCGRKFSVKTCCMTAKQMLSRVQTIHEKNLIYRDIKPDNFLIGRPSSKNANLIHVVDFGMAKQYRDPKTKQHIPYRERKSLSGTARYMSINTHLGREQSRRDDLEALGHVFFYFLRGGLPWQGLKAATNKQKYEKIGEKKQTTPIAELVEGYPNEFSIYLNYVRKLTFDETPDYDFLRGLFDLALSNSGEMDDGVYDWMMLNNGQGWEASGRQSAAQAEIARHNTRGRDREYRDRVDKLRNGSAANQPSPGKPRKSGSALPNVSNQAMVGVSAPSPLPQSRRQSQQGGHPFASSKVLPGERNETYDASNIAVQSQAGLQPISPMNVNSRGGNTAANSQQLGEGDYHQENKGNGFIRFITCGCFR, from the exons ATGGCGACCACACACGTCATCGGCTCTTCCAACCCCGGTGGCCATCTCACCTCCGCGGGAAGCCACTCTTCCAGCTCGAGCAACATCGTCGGCGTCCACTACAAGGTcggcaagaagattggagaAGGCTCTTTTGGCGTCATCTTTGAGG GCACAAATCTTCTCAATTCACAGACAGTCGCCATCAAGTTT GAACCTCGGAAATCAGATGCCCCTCAACTCCGTGACGAGTATAGGAGCTACAAGATCTTGAGTGGGTGCC TCGGTATTCCGCAGGTGTACTACTTTGGTCAGGAAGGTTTGCATAACATCCTTGTGATCGACTTGCTGGGCCCGTCTCTTGAAGACTTATTTGACATGTGCGGAAGAAAGTTTAGTGTCAAAACGTGCTGTATGACTGCCAAGCAGATG CTCTCGCGTGTACAGACCATCCACGAAAAAAACCTAATCTACCGCGATATCAAACCTGACAACTTTCTGATTGGGCGACCGAGTAGCAAGAACGCCAATCTCATCCACGTAGTTGACTTTGGTATGGCAAAGCAATACAGGGACCCCAAGAC GAAGCAACACATTCCCTatagagaaagaaagagcCTGAGCGGAACTGCCCGTTACATGAGTATCAATACCCACCTGGGCCGAG AGCAATCCCGACGCGATGATCTCGAAGCCCTTGGCcatgtcttcttctacttTCTTCGTGGTGGTCTTCCATGGCAAGGCCTCAAGGCGGCCACGAACAAGCAAAAGTACGAAAAAattggagaaaagaagcagaCAACTCCCATTGCTGAGCTTGTGGAAGGTTATCCCA ACGAATTCTCCATCTACCTTAATTATGTCCGCAAATTGACATTTGATGAGACGCCCGACTATGACTTTTTGCGAGGTTTATTCGACTTGGCCTTGTCCAACAGCggagagatggacgatGGTGTCTATGATTGGATGATGTTAAACAATGGTCAAGGGTGGGAGGCTTCGGGG CGTCAGTCGGCTGCCCAGGCTGAGATCGCTCGACACAACACACGCGGTCGAGACAGGGAATATCGAGACAGGGTTGACAAACTCAGAAACGGATCCGCTGCTAATCAGCCTTCCCCGGG CAAACCAAGAAAATCTGGTTCAGCTTTGCCAAATGTCAGCAACCAGGCCATGGTTGGTGTCTCGGCGCCTAGCCCGTTACCTCAATCTCGACGACAGTCGCAGCAAGGTGGGCATCCTTTTGCCTCTAGCAAGGTCTTGCCaggagagaggaatgaAACGTATGACGCGTCCAACATAGCTGTGCAATCTCAAGCAGGTCTGCAGCCCATCAGCCCCATGAACGTCAATTCTCGAGGAGGCAACACAGCCGCCAATTCTCAGCAGCTTGGAGAGGGGGATTACCACCAGGAGAACAAGGGAAACGGTTTCATCAGGTTTATAACTTGCGGCTGCTTTCGATAG
- a CDS encoding u6 snRNA-associated sm-like protein lsm8, putative, protein MASIESYVDHTVQVILQDGRVIVGKLKGYDPRTNLILSDSVEREFSMDQGVEMIPLGLYVIKGDNVAVVAELDEEKDSTINYNDIRAEPLAELRY, encoded by the exons ATGGCCTCAATCGAAAGTTATGTTGACC ACACTGTCCAAGTCATTTTGCAGGACGGCCGCGTTATCGTT GGGAAGCTAAAAGGGTATGATCCGCGCACgaacctcatcctctccgaCTCGGTGGAACGTGAATTTTCTATGGACCAAGGGGTTGAGATGATTCCGTTGGGCCTATACGTGATAAAAGGAGACAATGT TGCGGTAGTGGCAGAgttggatgaggagaaagatAGCACCATCAACTACAACGACATCCGGGCAGAACCTCTAGCCGAATTACGGTATTGA
- a CDS encoding expressed protein: MATNEISMEDVSTPTPAPSHMTTSRKSSLGHSHPSIPQHSTVIQSQVQNQNQSQTHSQSCLGGLTMEMSSEMIDKLSLLDKILDSAQSAKQALLRGEEIGVSTNLGDISNHLEVASELGVGPVQTPKDNTTPNSQTSQSTSPTGNYLPSPAVQTNVTSAPPQYQVSMTSTAVPTQLNNLQMTVQPSSLLPSLPVDQNTAGSKRSATVQTINSTVPPGSNLATEFLNSKLQAPPLVHSHSFPNGHQLPSQLTGTLPPTTPAVPSPSFIASIGAQHMPMISSPLATIPPSRPPSPPRYNLPPQPWDGEIMSMDVSLQQNGLGNTSKQQSGPQMMERRLSSSERIDGRPIVRGRSTSVNKNWSHSAMTSSVPPSAWQSRAGSPVDDGDEEDDSDDDEPRRTKRRRSSVGADGLAPDQANGGISDDIRRQLDQIFEEFLNRICSDLDACDSKGEKIHQVLMPKKMQKLDESTDYRPFKFRIQAFTNAFAEDLQQRGITEEIMSIKKIKNYLWRQGLISRFNPDGKKAKSKGNHIWNVDAKKLPGGGWVFRPFQRRIIGQPNNYAVVNQPYEWEPRIWDPQAASDALHPKFSSPPGSLPHWLRWEDGVRLVGIPDQPTAPFQIQVHAEFIDGGGNHSTLDAGYPCQVVSQLLSVTDGSSGPPQMYSQPMFNPSSQTHFEYLNHSLPALGVAPSAQQIDMQFTNSMMYPQPGNY; this comes from the exons ATGGCCACCAACGAAATCTCCATGGAAGACGTGTCAACTCCTACGCCCGCCCCTTCGCACATGACTACTTCCAGAAAATCGTCATTGGGccattcccatccatcaatTCCACAACACTCTACTGTAATTCAATCCCAGGTGCAAAATCAGAATCAATCCCAGACGCACTCACAGTCATGTTTGGGCGGGTTGACAATGGAGATGTCCAGCGAAATGATTGATAAGCTGTCACTTTTGGACAAAATCTTAGATTCCGCGCAGAGTGCAAAGCAAGCGTTGTTAAGAGGTGAAGAGATTGGGGTATCGACAAATCTGGGTGACATCAGTAACCACCTTGAGGTTGCAAGCGAACTTGGCGTAGGCCCGGTTCAGACACCTAAAGATAATACTACCCCCAACTCTCAAACCTCTCAGAGTACATCCCCGACAGGAAATTACCTACCATCACCTGCTGTACAGACTAATGTCACCTCTGCGCCGCCTCAATATCAAGTGTCCATGACGTCCACAGCTGTCCCCACCCAGCTGAATAATTTACAAATGACGGTTCAGCCCTCCAGtctccttccatctctccctgTCGATCAGAATACCGCTGGGTCTAAACGATCGGCCACTGTACAAACGATCAACAGCACTGTGCCACCTGGTTCCAACTTAGCAACTGAGTTTTTGAACAGCAAGCTACAggctcctcctcttgtccATTCGCACTCGTTTCCCAACGGTCATCAGCTGCCAAGCCAGCTTACAGGGACATTGCCTCCGACGACGCCAGCTGTGCCTTCGCCTAGCTTCATTGCCTCCATTGGCGCCCAGCACATGCCTATGATTTCGTCACCCCTCGCCACTATACCTCCCTCCCGTCCTCCCAGCCCACCAAGGTATaatctccctcctcaaccGTGGGATGGCGAAATTATGTCTATGGACGTCAGCTTACAACAGAATGGTCTCGGAAACACTTCAAAACAACAATCTGGGCCACAAATGATGGAACGGCGGCTATCCTCATCTGAACGGATTGACGGGAGACCTATAGTACGCGGAAGAAGCACCTCTGTCAATAAGAACTGGTCCCATTCAGCCATGACATCAAGTGTGCCACCGTCAGCATGGCAGTCACGAGCGGGGTCGCCGGTGGACgacggagatgaagaggatgattcggatgatgatgagccGAGGAGAACCAAGAGGAGACGAAGTTCTGTCGGTGCAGATGGATTGGCGCCTGATCAGGCAAATGGCGGAATTTCAGACGATATCCGCAGGCAGCTAGATCAGATTTTCGAGGAATTCCTCAACCGGATTTGCTCGGATT TGGATGCGTGTGATAGTAAAGGCGAAAAAATCCACCAAGTCCTTATGCCTAAGAAGATGCAGAAGCTTGACGAGTCTACGGATTATCGACCTTTTAAATTCAGAATCCAGGCGTTTACCAATGCGTTTGCAGAGGAT TTGCAACAACGTGGTATCACAGAGGAAATTATGTCCATCAAAAAGATTAAGAATTATCTCTGGAGACAAGGTCTCATATCGAGGTTTAATCCTGACGGCAAGAAGGCAAAATCGAAAGGCAATCACATCTGGAATGTTGATGCCAAAAAACTGCCGGGTGGTGGCTGGGTATTCAGGCCTTTCCAGCGGAGAATCATTGGGCAGCCCAATAATTATGC GGTGGTAAATCAGCCGTACGAATGGGAACCTAGGATATGGGATCCTCAAGCAGCATCAGACGCACTGCATCCGAAATTTAGCTCTCCTCCCGGCTCGCTACCTCACTGGTTGAGATGGGAGGACGGAGTAAGGCTTGTGGGAATACCTGATCAGCCGACCGCTCCATTTCAAATACAAGTGCATGCCGAATTTATCGATGGCGGCGGGAATCATTCGACTCTAGATGCTGGGTATCCTTGCCAGGTTGTGTCCCAATTGCTATCTGTCACAGATGGTTCTAG TGGTCCGCCACAAATGTACAGCCAACCCATGTTcaatccttcctctcagACTCATTTTGAGTATCTGAATCATTCACTCCCTGCTCTCGGCGTAGCGCCTAGCGCTCAGCAAAT TGATATGCAGTTCACAAACAGCATGATGTATCCTCAACCAGGTAATTATTAA
- a CDS encoding vacuolar ATP synthase subunit e, putative produces MSRSGALDDNEIQSEMNKMVAFISQEAREKAREIQVKADEEFAIEKAKIVRQESLAIDAQFEKKRKQAEVSWKISQSTAINNSRLKILQSRNDHLQTLFDEANKKVMELSAGDRYKDALVNLILEVLLKLLSADITLSHRPKDAELVEKSAQEAQKRYKDIAGRESNISFDPSLPDDSPGGVIGTSMGGRIKVDNTLEERLRILEEKMLPELRHDLFGPNENRKFYS; encoded by the exons ATGTCTCGCTCCGGAGCCCTTGATGACAATGAAATCCAGTCAGAGATGAACAAGATG GTGGCGTTCATCTCGCAAGAAGCGAGGGAGAAAGCCAGGGAGATCCAGGTCAAAGCAGACGAGGAATTCGCCATTGAAAAG GCAAAGATTGTGAGGCAGGAATCTCTCGCTATCGATGCCCAGTTCGAGAAGAAACGAAAGCAAGCCGAGGTCAGCTGGAAGAT TTCTCAGTCGACGGCCATCAATAACTCGCGCTTGAAGATCCTGCAGTCACGCAATGACCATCTTCAGACTTTGTTCGATGAGGCTAATAAGAAAGTCATGGAGTTGAGCGCGGGAGACCGGTATAAGGACGCTCTCGTGAACCTGATACTCGAG GTCCTCCTAAAGCTTCTTTCTGCTGACATTACCCTGTCCCACCGTCCAAAGGATGCGGAGCTCGTGGAAAAGAGTGCCCAAGAAGCTCAAAAACGATATAAGGATATTGCAGGCCGAGAATCTAATATATCTTTTGATCCAAGTCTCCCTGATGACAGCCCCGGTGGTGTCATTGGGACATCGATGGGAGGCAGAATCAAGGTGGACAATACTCTGGAGGAGAGATTAAGGATtctggaagagaag ATGCTACCCGAGTTGAGACATGATCTGTTTGGTCCCAACGAGAATCGAAAATTCTACTCT TAA
- a CDS encoding expressed protein: MTTGASNINGISGPAVLSNDVAESSKMAAEIDPVFHAVNLARGIFNVGYLNQEWSDIQLTFFASGLKSHRLILARSPYLAHLMSAAAPGTTIHLSFPDSNVTEESVHIALQHLYNPSMNLVYPQNARAVLATAFLFGGMPELIHHAYLVIRDSLDAKNVVDLVYWLEAPSDSSAVYDGQSSLRNHREDSVKAWLSDPYPRYGEWTVRLRHDAVNYLLHSLPEQVIQENKFNTLDDPLSVTYAHLPYELFKALVESPELPVVSHQDRFTFVKKVLVQRKKIAPSGGPQMEENVVLAFRGGEGMEVHVTRRPKKGRTFFKVEG; encoded by the exons ATGACAACAGGCGCTTCCAATATTAACGGCATTAGTGGCCCCGCTGTATTAAGCAACGACGTCGCCGAGAGCTCAAAAATGGCTGCTGA GATCGACCCTGTTTTCCACGCTGTAAATCTGGCACGCGGTATTTTTAATGTTGGATATCTTAACCAAGAATGGTCGGATATCCAACTGACTTTCTTCGCAAGTGGATTGAAGTCTCATCGAC TGATTCTGGCCCGAAGTCCTTACCTAGCCCATCTGATGTCCGCAGCTGCTCCTGGGACGACCATTCATCTGTCGTTCCCTGATAGCAATGTGACCGAGGAATCCGTCCATATTGCTCTGCAGCACTTGTATA ATCCTTCTATGAACTTAGTATATCCCCAAAACGCTCGAGCAGTCCTTGCTACTGCCTTTCTTTTTGGAGGCATGCCAGAGCTTATTCACCACGCCTACCTCGTGATTCGTGATTCGTTGGATGCCAAAAACGTGGTTGATCTCGTGTACTGGCTTGAGGCACCCTCGGATTCTTCTGCGGTCTATGACGGACAGTCATCTTTGCGCAACCACAGGGAAGACAGTGTCAAGGCTTGGTTGAGCGATCCTTATCCGAGATATGGGGAGTGGACTGTCAGATTGAGACACGATGC GGTAAACTATCTTCTCCACTCCCTGCCCGAACAGGTGATTCAAGAAAACAAATTTAACACCCTGGATGATCCTCTTTCAGTTACTTATGCCCACCTTCCTTACGAGCTGTTCAAAGCACTTGTTGAATCACCTGAACTCCCTGTTGTTTCGCATCAAGATCGCTTTACTTTTGTCAAAAAAGTCCTTGTGCAGAGGAAAAAAATTGCCCCCAGTGGGGGGCCCCAAATGGAGGAAAACGTTGTTTTGGCGTTCAGAGGCGGTGAGGGCATGGAAGTGCACGTCACCAGAAGACCGAAAAAGGGCCGGACATTTTTCAAGGTTGAAGGATGA
- a CDS encoding expressed protein — protein sequence MPHISTETAVGVILLVILILGSQLYPSAITGSPPPTSPSASTPVGELNKKSKKKPKKKLKSQKFTAETAHKGSPLATAAATADGANLPDAREEQADFRLTEDRKGNILAERPFLDDREENIGSFAPTEGTEGGRERSSSDNQAIRAAACLSEASEDKPETISSQPNKRTAVVTEAATRDGYSVGPSKTNVQKYEDGHLTNDRYLKPLEDQITGEDDKMWNIVASKKKTPNIKSPVESDLQTSLPLPTATKGQKKNAKKSEAKKAQRHVDEIDRLQRLAKHKKDLERERINELYSTHNAQSGREKRLGAKATVTSTGKLAWD from the exons ATGCCCCATATATCCACAGAAACTGCTGTAGGAGTGATCCTGCTTGTCATACTTATATTGGGGTCTCAATTATACCCTAGCGCAATAACTGGCAGTCCTCCCCCAACTTCCCCATCTGCTTCTACTCCAGTCGGCGAGCTGAACAAGAAGTCTAAGAAGaagcccaagaagaagctcaaaTCTCAGAAATTCACGGCAGAAACTGCTCACAAAGGCAGTCCTTTGGCCACTGCAGCCGCCACCGCTGATGGTGCCAACCTGCCCGATGCACGCGAAGAGCAAGCCGATTTCAGGCTTACAGAAGATAGGAAAGGTAACATACTTGCAGAAAGGCCTTTCCTTGACGATCGTGAGGAAAACATTGGCAG TTTCGCGCCCACTGAAGGAACtgaaggagggcgagagcgatcatcatctgatAATCAAGCCATAAGGGCTGCAGCCTGCCTGTCGGAGGCATCAGAGGACAAGCCTGAGACGATCAGTTCTCAACCTAATAAAAGGACTGCTGTTGTGACAGAAGCAGCCACGCGTGATGGTTATTCCGTCGGCCCATCGAAGACAAATGTGCAGAAATACGAAGACGGTCACTTGACGAACGACAGATATCTGAAACCGCTCGAGGATCAGATAACAGGCGAGGATGACAAGATGTGGAACATAGTAGCatccaaaaagaaaa CGCCAAACATCAAATCGCCTGTCGAATCTGATTTACAAACTTCTTTACCTCTTCCAACTGCCACCAAGGGTCAAAAGAAAAATGCGAAAAAATCAGAGGCAAAGAAAGCTCAACGGCACGTCGACGAGATTGATCGCTTGCAAAGATTGGCCAAACACAAGAAAGATCTCGAACG AGAACGTATTAACGAACTGTACTCGACCCACAACGCACAGTCCGGCCGAGAGAAGCGTTTGGGGGCCAAGGCAACAGTGACCTCCACGGGCAAGCTTGCTTGGGATTAA